actatgttcattgcagccttatttataattgccagaagctggaaagaacccagatgcccttcaacagaggaatggatacagaaaatgtggtacatctacacaatggaatattactcagctatcaaaaacaacgactttatgaaattcgtaggcaaatggctggaactggaaaatatcatcctgagtgagctaacccaatcacagaaagacatacatggtatgcactcactgataagtggctattagcacaaatgcttgaattaccctaaatgcctagaacaaatgaaactcaagacatatgatcaaaatgtgaatggttcactccttctttaaaaggggaacaagaatacccttggcagggaagagagaggcaaagattaaaacagagactgaaggaacacccattcagagtctgccccacatgtggcccatgcttatacagccatccaactagacaagatggatgaagcaaagaagtgcagaccgacaggagccggatgtggatcgctcctgagagacacagccagaatacagcaaatacagaggcgaataccagcagcaaaccactgaactgagaataggacccccgttgaaggaatcagagaaagaactggaagagcttgaaggggctcgagaccccatatgtacaacaatgccaagcaaccagagcttccagggactaagccactacctaaagactatacatggactgaccctggactctgaccttataggtagcaatgaatatcctagtaagagcaccagtggaaggggaagccttgggtcctgctaagactgaacccccagtgaactagactgttggggggagggggacaatgggctgagggtggggaggggaacaccgataagaaaggggaggggagagggggatgtttgcccagaatctgggaaagagaataacacttgaaatgtatataagaaatactcaagttaataataataaaaaaaaccataaaaaaaaaaaaactaagctgTCTGTGAACCTGATTCTGGACTTTCTTCAGACACTAACTACAGATTCCTGACTTTtgattacaattttttaaaactgtGATTTATATCAGGAAATGGACCTCAACTGGTATTTTCTAATAAAAACTCACAGAAAGATGGAAAGGCCCATGGCACTCTTTGaggaaagaattaaatataataaattaaaaatattaaacaatgaTGTGGAAAGATTTCCACTAATTATAAGATGTCATAATCATGTAAAAATCCCATATCCCACTACCACATTCTCTGCTATTATTATATGTTAACTGAACTTGAATTGGTGTATTATAATAATTTACTTCTTGAAGTATCTTAGTCAGACTTCCTTAGTAGTAGAGGAAAATAACTGCATATCAAAAATGGACTTATAGGAGTGACGTACAGATTGTAACGTAGAATATCCAACAATGGCATTCTTGGATTTAAAGGCAAGAATCCAGGAGATGTTGAGTCCATGAGGCTGACTGTCTCAGCTAATCTTCAGTCTACATTGGAATCTGAAGGAGGTTCTGATGCCAGTAAGGGAATGACTTAGCATCAGGATAGGTGAATTTGCCAACAAGGATGAGGGCATAGAGGCAAATATCTTTAATCACACTGTTCTCCTATGTGGACCGTCATTTTGGACGACGTTTAGGGTGAGTCTTCATACCTCTAATGGTATGATTGGAATAATATTCCCAAAATGTACCAGCTGCTTGAGTTTTAGTTGGTTCCATATTCAGTCAAGTTGTCAATCAAGGTTAGCTATTAGTGTGATCATGGAAGAAGTGAAGAGAGATTAGATTCTAAAACAAAGCACAACTTGATTTATGATGCCATTTCCCTGAATTCATTAGGTTGAGAAATATAATGTTTGATGTTATTTTTATGAAGTTTATGAGTGATGTAATGTTGAATGTCTGGCAGATGCTGTCCTATCCTTCTGCCCTATGCTTCTTCTAAAGTGTGGTGCATAATATAACAAACTTTTTTGCATCTTAAATCAATCTTTTAAGCTCTTATTATTTCCTTCCATGCTCAGTCTCTAAAGTAACACCTTTTCTATCTATCAAGAAGTTAGTTGAAATGGCAAAATATTAAACTGTATAAATTGATATTCCAATATTGTGGAATCCCATGACTGTATTGGATCAAGAATAGTTTGAAGTCAAGGTTTCAATcaatttatttccaaaatattcacttataactaccctctttttatttaaaatatgaatagtGATTAGTAGAAATGGGAAACATCCATTTAGTTTCTGGTGATCTAACCATGTTATACATTTGTTTTTTCTCTCATGTCACTTCTTTGTATTTACCTTGCTAGAGGGGGATGAATTACTCATATTCAGTAACTTGTTTTTCACTGAAGTGATTATTCATTGAGAATGTGACATTATGCTTACTGGTAAAGATGTTAAATTGAGGGGAATAAGTTACTTTCTGTACCTATTCTGGGCAATAAAATATTGACAAATCGTATCAATTTGACTGGATTTCTGAGACAAATAACATCTCTGGATGTGTTGGAGCAGCATTTTTTGGGGCTGTAGACAAGTGAAAGACTGGCTAGAATAAGGTAAGACCCATTCTCAAAAAAAGTGGTGTCCTACAGTACTCTGGGTGTCCATATGAAAGAAAATTGGTGGAGAAGACAATGATATAGGCCTAAGTTTATGACCATTTTATTGTTGTGTGAACATTTTTATGGATGCTATCATGACTTAGGGATATATGGCTCAATGTTTTTAACCTGCCATGTTGAACCAGATACTGTAAAGTGTTCTCATACAATCAACATTTAAATAGAACAACAAATTTAGGTGCCTGTCTTCTTGGAAACAGAAGATATAAGGATACATAtcaaacaaataattttaaatagataaattcTCTTTCTAACAGAGATTATTATAGAAAACCATAATTAAAGTGCAGAATTGTTGAGCCTTGTCTCAACTGATGCAACATAATTCCTACACCTAAAATTCAGGGACCATTATGAGTGAAGGGTGTAAAGATTTGTAAACGTCAGAAGAATAAAGAATTTTTATGTGACATTATGTCTCCTAAAAATGTCAGGAACTATACTCATGAAGTATCAATAATTATGACTGTATAAAGATGACCTGAGTACGGACTATACCAATAGAAATATAAATTTTGACAGGGAAGGCAAAAGAGGCCTGAacattaaacaaagaaatacaggtTATTTATAAGTAATTCTAAGAGTGAAAAAACAGTCTTTCCtaggaaagagcacaccaattggctACCCAGTACCAAGTGTTCAGCTTTGCAAACATAGGCATACAAGTAACACTATTCAGAATAGGCAGGTAGAATTTATGTATGcagatgtgtgtgaatgtgtgtgtgtgtgtgtgtgtgtgtgtgtgtgtgtgcatgcatgtgtctgtatgtaacaggaattaaagaaaaagaggcctcTAATTTGAAAATGTATGGAGAAGATGCATAGAAATGATGcttaaagaaggaaagggaaagagaatgtAACTATTTTATAATCTCAGtacaagattaaaaataaaaacaagtgctAATATTAACACTTGATTTTAAATTAGATGTCAATAGAATCTGAGTAAATAAGGAAACATGGAATACCATTAAATACATTTCAATTTGTTTCATTTATGTATGGCTTCATTAGAATTACTGGTCAATATCTGTCATTTATCAATATGGAGTCAAGGACATGGAGGGAAAATAGTAACTATGGATGTAATGGTTGGGTATTCCCAAGGAAAATACTGAGTAAGAAATTTAATTAATCAATTTAGAATAATTTAAAAGCATCTGAGCCTCAAGAGAATTAAATCTCAGCAGTCTTAGTTGAAAATAAATGTGATCAACTTATCTTCAATTGCCATAAGGAGGATAGAAAGACTCACATTTCAGGTAGGTTTCGAAATGTGTATTTGTaaaagtgtaaaaaaaataatgcttCTTTCATtgacattaaataaaattcaataataataaatagtctTATTCCTGCCTATGTAGGTAAATAAATTCTACCATATATTTATAggtaaattttttattagatatttatgAATTTGACGCTTCCTTTGTCCTACATGAGGACTAAAAAGTTTTCAAATACTTTTTCTAACTAAAATATACAagtaaatagttttttttaaaaatcctgcaCATGATATGGTCTGTGCAACTTTATAATTCATCTAGTTTTAATAATAATGAATGTTACAAATTATATAGAGCAATATGTGTGTATTTAAGCCCATTTAAAAATCAAGCCATACTGTGTTAAGGAACTACATATTACAACACACAGTGCTTTTTTTCTAATGGTTAGTTAGCTGAAAATGtctattatcattatcatcactATTATTAGTagtgtttgaaagaaaatgtgtaCCTTCAAGACCTAAGTGGTAATTGCATGAAGTCCTGGTCATATATTGGGGAGGAAAATAGCCTTAATTGCTTTGAGTTACTAAGtacattttttaattgtgtttaaaTGATAGATACTAAGTACATTTTGAATTATGTTTAAGTATTGCTATGCAAAAGTTATTCTCTGTTGTACTCTCACCTTTTGATTAGAAATTTATtcattagtttttcttttaacCATTATCCTATGAATTATTATCATTAAATCTCACCTTTTGATTAGAAATTTATTCATTACAGTTTTTCTTTTAACCATTATCCAATGAATTATTATCATTAAATCTgttccttctccctgtctctgcctctctgtctccctctgtctctctatctctcttttatGTAAAAACAGTGAAACACAAAGATATCCTGCAATGTTCACATAGGACTGCTTCATGCAGACAATAGATACTAAAGAACTTTATTTGTGAAATTTTGGTATTtatatcacatttttatttaaatggaaGTTACAATTTAAAAGTAAACTAAGCAAAAATACTTGATCTAATTCTTTTCTTACCATGTTATGCAAATTCTAGCTTAatttttgaagtttttgtcatctGAACACATTTAAGTAATAAAAGAGTCTAGAAAGATAGGGAAGAGTGATAGACATGttaataaattcttttatttttatgtaaacactttaaaatttgaaatagaaACACAACTATCTTAATTTATTGTCTGATACTATTATTGGATTcatgtatattttatagtgaATAACCTAACAAATGTAGTGAGAATAATTATGGCTATAGtaacaatatataatatacagcTTATATTAGGATTTCTCTGTGACTTGTCATTTGCTTTATATCATGTGTCATCGTAGATCATCACTCTTTATCTAAATGTGTTACTGAATAATGAGtgttggagaaaaagaaaagtaagatgACTCGTGAATCacaaatatagatagatagatagatagatagatagatagatagatagatagagatagatagatagatagatagatagatagatagatagatagatagatgacagatggaaATATGTAGACAAAGTCACTGACAATTCAGTTTAATCATTCTCCAATATTAATTTTCCATGATCATGCCACATTACAATTGTAATTTATGTTACTTATTTTCTTCATTTGCCTATGTACATAGTAGATTCCTAAGAACGTAATTAATTTATTATACATCCAGAGGAATATCAAACTCTAGCAGACCATAGCCTGACTAAATTTTAACTATTTAGGTCATGAACAGAGAAGAATGGACAATAGAAACTGCACATCTGTACCTGAATTTCTTCTGTTGGGAATTACCAACAAGCCTGAGATGAAAGTCGCTTTGTTCACAGTGTTTCTGATAGTTTATCTCACTATTCTTCTGACAAATGTAGGAATGATCACACTGATCACAATGGATCCCCAGCTTCACACACCAATGTACTTCTTTCTCAGCCACCTCTCATTCTCTGACCTCTGTTATTCAACTGCTGTTGGACCCAAGATGCTGTTAGATCTTCTTGAAGATAATAATCCAATTTCTTTTGTGGGCTGTTTTCTTCAACTcctgattgtttctatttttatagaTGTTGAATGCATGCTGCTGGCGGTGATGGCCTTTGATAGGTACAAGGCCATCAGCAACCCCCTGATGTATACTGTGGACATGTCTAGTAGAGTATGTTACCAGTTCTTAACTGGAATATATCTGTTGGGAACTATAGATAGTTTCATACATACCTCATTGGCATTCAGCTTGTGTTTCTGCCACTCTACTCAGATTAATCATTTCTTTTGTGATTTGCCTCCAGTCTTACTTCTTTCATGTTCTGATACGCATGTCAATGAACTGGTATTATTTACTCTTTTTGGTTTCATTGAACTAAGCACAATTTCAGGGGTTCTTGTATCCTACTGTTACATTATCTCATCTGTCTTAAAGATCAGTTCTACTGGTGAGTGGTTCAAAGCTTTCTCCACCTGTGCATCCCACCTGACTGCAGTAGGGATTTTCCAGGGGACCATGCTCTTCATGTACTTCAGACCAAGTTCTGCATACTCTCTAGACCAAGATAAAATGACATCAGTTTTTTACCTCCTCATTATCCCCATGATAAACCCCCTGATTTACAGCCTAAGGAACAAGGATGTAAAAGAAGCCCTGGTCAGGCTCAGAAGTAAAAGGTGGCTTTAAGAATATCTTACATATACAAAAAAAACATTTATGGTAGCTATTATATTCCAGCATTCCCATGAGTCAATATGATCAGTTTGTTCAATAATCTGAATTCTTGTAGCATACCCTAGTAATAAAAGTACTGCTTCACCTTCTAAATATGTTGTACTGTATTAGTGTATTTTGCTAAGATTTGATTTTCATGTCTTGACGTTTTTATTACCAATTTAACTTTAAACTATTTCTATTGTGCTCtatagttttaaatatattataacgtgatttattacatttttctATAGGTATATACTCTAAATTTCTCCACAAAATGGGTAGATAATTCAAAGATTGTGAGTTGTTGTTATTAtccaggtgagggctggcacaattTTGATCAAGGACATGATTGGACTCTAAAAGAATAAGTCAGGGGCAAAGTttttgtagggagggagagaaggaaaagaagggagaatCGAAATGGAGACCGAGAAAAAtaacccagatccaggtggtcctGAATTGCCAGTTATCtaggatggatttctgtagacaaatttatcttatctaggtgggaggTTAATAACCTTATCAATTGGTTGAAAGTTTATTCTGTGGATTtattgtacattgagtatttaacaaataaatctggttgttgggttacagtttgttgaggcTTGATATTActgggtagctgggaccagagatTCTGGATGTCCAGGTCTGTCCATGGTGACTAGCAATGGAAACAGAGAAACCACTGGGGCcagaagatagctaggctaatATGCTGTGGTATCTCACTGAAGCCAGCTGCCACTGAGGTAAATTAAGGTTAGTTCTGTATGTCCTTACAGTGCCAGAACTAACATCAGGGAGTGACTGCCCGAGTCTGAGAGTACCAGGGACCCAGAGTGGAGCGGAGACGCTGAAACCAGTTGTGCCTTTTTCTAGTATTTCCAGAATAAAGGACTATGTTTTTATGCCTGTGGAATAAAAATTGATACTATAAACTTTGTGTTTGGGGTTAATTGGATcccatattaaatatatatatatgtgtgtgtgtgtgtgtgtgtgtgtgtgtgtgtgtgtgtgtgtgtcagagaaagagagagagagagagagagggagagagagagagagagagagagagagagagagagagagagagagactattttTCAATTCATTGACTTTAGGTTCTTCTTCTTAGACATAATAAATATATGGTTATGTTGTGTAGCTCATGATTAAGAAAAAGTCTCAACATTCTCAACATGCCCTTGCattgttttgtttaagaaaaaaattgtgtgtCTTAGTTCGGTATCTATTGTTGTGACAAAAGCTACAGTCAAAAAGCAACTTAGGCAAAAATGGTTTGTTCAGCTTATACTTCCTCATTGCTGTTTATCAGGAACTCAAGACAAGAATTCAGGTAGGGCACAATTCTGGAGGCAAGAGTCAATGCAGAAGCCAAGGAGCTATGTTCCTTACTGATTTGCTTGCcatggcttgctcatcctgcttttttatttatttttttatagaatctaggaccaccatcccaggatCACAAGGGGCTATGTAAGTCCCCTTCAATAACTAATTATGAAAATGCTTTATATCTAGACATTTTTGTAATACTCATGGTTTTATTAAATACCTATTTTACTCTTGTTAAAACAGTATGTTGAATACATAGCTGAGGGAGAGTCCTTCTTTCCACTTTCCCTCCCAGAGGGAATTTTTCTAGTGTAGTAACTCACACTAGTGAACATAGTAGAGAAaacaccccataagaagaacaacaatatggggctggggatttagctcagtggtagagcgcttacctaggaagcgcaaggccctgggttcggtccccagctccgaaaaaaagaaccaaaaaaaagaaaataagaacaacaatatcaaccaaccagactcccaagagctcccagggacaaaactaccatcccaagagtacactgAAAtaaacctatggctccatctgcatatgtatcaAAAGATGACCTTCTTGGGCATCAATAGGTAAAGAGTCCCTTCGTCTAATCAAGGCTCAATGcaccagtgtatgggaatgccagggtttggaggtgggtgggtaagggagcatcctcatagaagcaggatgagagggaatgggatagtgggtttcaaGAGGGGAAACAAGCAAGAGATAACATTTGCAATGGTATTGTATTAGATGGTGAAAAAACCTTTGACTAAGTCCAACAGCGCTTCTTGGAGAAATCACGGATTTGTGGCAcacacctaaatataataaaagctcTATACGGCAAACCAacagctaacattaaattaaatggagagaaacttaaacaatcccattaaaatccaGGACAAGAAAAGCATGCCCACTCTCTTTCTGCCTGTCCAATATAGTggttgaagttctagctagagcaataagacaacaaaaggagatcaaggagatacaaattggaaaggaagaaatcaaggtatcactatttgaagatgatatatgatagtatatctaaAACACCCACAAAATTCTGCCAGAGGAcacctacaactgataaacaaattcagcaaaggggctggatataaaattaaattaaacaaatccatatccttcctttatacaaatgatcaatgggctgagaaagaaattagagaaacaacatccttcataacggccacaaatagtataaaatatcttggtgtaatgctaaccaagcaagtgaaatatatgtatggcaagaacttcaagtccctgaagaaagaaatcaaaactgACCTTAGAACATGGATAGATCTCGCATGCTCATAGATCTGTAGGATCaacttagtaaaaaaaaatggtcaATTTACCAAAATCTACCTACGGATTGAATGCAATATCCAACAAAATTCCTCCACACTTCTATAGAAACATGGAAAGAGCAGTTCTTAActtcataaaacaacaacaacaacaaaaaatccaggatagccaaacaataagagaacttctggaaaaatcgccatccctgacctcgaactgtactatagagcaatagtgattaaaaaaataaataaaataaaaagtaaataaactcatggtaatggtacagagacagaaagatagatcaATGGAGTAAACTTGGAGAAGCAGACTTAAAACCTATACacatatggacacttgatctttgacaaagaggcctAAACTATACagtgaagaaaagaaagtatTTCCAATTAGTTGTGCTAgtttaactggatgtctacatgtagaattCTAATGGACAAAGTTTATTACCCTGAACAAAGCACAAGCTCAAGTGGATtcaggacctcaacataaaaccagatatactgaatcagcagcttgacagcacacctaaaagttctagaacaaaaagaagcaaatacaccaggaggagtagaagtcaggaaataatcaaactcagagctgaaatcaaccaagtagaaacaaacaggacCATAAAAACagtcaacagaactaaaagttgattctttgagaaaatcaacaagatagataaacacttagccagactaacgagaggatacagagagtctgccaaattaacaaaatgagaaatgaaaagggagacattaatacagaatcagaggaaattcaaaaaaatcatcagatcctactacaaaagcctatattcagcaaaacttgaaaatctgctggaaatggacaatttcctagacaaataccaggtaccaaagtttaatcagaaacagataaaccatttaaacaaccgcataactcctaaagaaatagaagcagtcattaaaggtctcccaaccaaaaggagcccaggtccagatggatccagtgcagaattctatcagaacttcatagaagacatcataccaatactatctaaattattccacaaaattgaaacagatggagtactaccgaattccttctatgaagccacaattactcttatacctaaaccacacaaagacccaacatagaaagagaacatcagaacaatttcccttatgaatatcgacgcaaaaatactcaataaaaatctggcaaacggaatccaagagcacatcgaaacaatcatccaccatgatcaagtaggtttcataccaggcatacagggatggtttaatatatggaaaactatcagcgtaatccattatataaacaaactaaaagataaaaaccacatgataatttcattagatgctgagaaagcatttgacaaaattcaacaccccttcatgataaaagtcctggaaagaataggaatttaaggcccatacctaaacatagtaaaagccatatacagcaaaccagtagctcacattaaactaaatgaagagaaacttgaaggaatcccactaaaatcagggactagacaaggctgcccactctctccctacttattcattatagttcttgaagttctagccaaagcaataagacaacaaaaggagatcaaagagacacagattggaaaagaagaagtgaaaatatcactatttgcagatgatatgatagtatatttaagtgatcccaaaagttccaccagagaactactaaagctgataaacaccttcagcaaagtggctgggtataaaattaactcaaataaatcagtagccttcctctacacaaaagagtaacaagccaagaaagaaattagggaaaagacacccttcataatagtaccaaataatataaaacacctcggtatgtctttaaccaagaaagtgaaagatctgtataataaaaacttcaagcctctgaagaaagaaattgaagaatatctcagaagatggaaagatctcccatggtcacggattggcaggattaatatagtaaaaatggccattttaccaaaagcgatccatAGATtacatgcaatccccatcaaaataccaatccaattcttcagagagtgacatagaacaatttccaaattcatctggaataacaaaaaacccagggtagctaaaattttcctcaacaataaatggacttccgggggaatcactatccctgaactcaagcagtattacagagcaatagtgataaaaactgcatggtactggtacagagacagacagatagacaagtggaatagaattgaagacccagaaatgaacccacacacctatggtcacttgatgtttgacaaaggagccaaaaccatccaatggaaaaaatatagcattttcagcaaatggtgctggttcaactggaggtcagcatgtagaagaatgcagatcgatccattcttatcaccctgcacaaagcttaagtccaagtggatcgagaacctccacatcaaaccagacacactcaaactaatagtagaaaaagtgaagaagcatctggaacacatggacactggagaaaaattcctgaacaaaacaccaatgacttatgctctaagatcaagaatcgaaaaatgggatctcataaaactgcaaagcttctgtaaggcaaaggacacttttgttaggacaaaatggcaaccaacagattgggaaaagatctttaccaattctacaacagatagagggcttttattcaaaatatacaaagaactcaagaagttagactgcagggagacaaataaccctattaaaaatggggttcagagctaaacaaagaattcacagctgaggaatgccaaatgactgagaagcacctaaagaaatgttcaacatctttagtcataagggaaatgcaaatcaaaacaaccctgagagttcacctcacaccagtgagaatgactaagatcaaaaactcaggtgacagcaaatgctggcgaggatgtggagaaagaacactcctccattgttggtgggattgcaaactggttcaacca
This Rattus norvegicus strain BN/NHsdMcwi chromosome 3, GRCr8, whole genome shotgun sequence DNA region includes the following protein-coding sequences:
- the Or5w13 gene encoding olfactory receptor Olr583; the protein is MDNRNCTSVPEFLLLGITNKPEMKVALFTVFLIVYLTILLTNVGMITLITMDPQLHTPMYFFLSHLSFSDLCYSTAVGPKMLLDLLEDNNPISFVGCFLQLLIVSIFIDVECMLLAVMAFDRYKAISNPLMYTVDMSSRVCYQFLTGIYLLGTIDSFIHTSLAFSLCFCHSTQINHFFCDLPPVLLLSCSDTHVNELVLFTLFGFIELSTISGVLVSYCYIISSVLKISSTGEWFKAFSTCASHLTAVGIFQGTMLFMYFRPSSAYSLDQDKMTSVFYLLIIPMINPLIYSLRNKDVKEALVRLRSKRWL